A single genomic interval of Daucus carota subsp. sativus chromosome 1, DH1 v3.0, whole genome shotgun sequence harbors:
- the LOC108205427 gene encoding receptor-like cytosolic serine/threonine-protein kinase RBK2: protein MEKEKEDAYSPTGVLEDYLKNTDSDSVSTKESTSEIKDQHFSKPPSRWAGFVQLLKTKSKRHIGTLHPLNLSKRLSSSMRENVAASPPADSDLNYFKPHWKNFTLSQLQSATNNFCHENLIGKGGYAEVYKGCLRDGQLVAIKKLTKGSQQDRIGDFLAELGIMGHVNHPNTAKLIGYGVDGGVHLVLELSPHGSLASVLHATGRRLDWSIRYKVALGTAEGLVYLHEGGQRRIIHRDIKAANILLTKDFEPQICDFGLAKWLPEHWTHHTVSTFEGTFGYLAPEFLMHGIVDEKTDVFAFGVLLLELISGRRALDYSQQSLVMWAKPLLKKNDIRELVDPSLLDDYNSLQMNLMVLSAFLCVQQSSIRRPQMSQILQILRGDHMSLEMVKRCRRSSHWKRYYEELFDAEDHHLAAFWDSNVFNKPKQMPLHKWLV from the exons AtggagaaagaaaaagaagatgcATACTCACCTACTGGGGTACTTGAAGATTACTTGAAGAATACAGATTCCGACAGTGTCTCTACGAAAGAAAGCACCTCAGAAATTAAAGATCAGCACTTCTCAAAACCCCCTTCTCGGTGGGCTGGTTTTGTGCAACTACTGAAAACAAAGTCAAAGAGACATATAGGCACCCTGCATCCTCTTAATCTTTCTAAGAGACTTAGCAGTAGCATGAGGGAAAACGTGGCAGCAAGTCCCCCTGCCGATTCAGATTTGAACTACTTTAAGCCTCATTGGAAGAATTTTACCTTATCGCAACTCCAATCTGCTACCAACAATTTTTGCCATG AAAATCTGATCGGGAAGGGAGGTTATGCTGAAGTTTATAAAGGATGTTTGCGAGATGGGCAGCTTGTTGCAATTAAGAAACTGACTAAAGGATCCCAGCAGGATAGGATAGGAGACTTCCTAGCAGAGCTTGGGATCATGGGCCATGTCAACCATCCCAACACTGCCAAGTTGATTGGTTATGGGGTTGACGGAGGCGTGCACCTTGTTTTGGAGCTCTCTCCTCATGGTAGTCTGGCATCAGTACTTCATG CAACAGGTAGAAGATTAGATTGGAGTATTAGGTATAAGGTTGCCTTGGGAACAGCTGAAGGTCTTGTATATCTTCACGAAGGTGGTCAAAGGAGAATCATCCATAGAGATATCAAGGctgcaaatatattacttacaaAGGACTTTGAGCCTCAG ATTTGTGATTTTGGGCTTGCAAAATGGCTCCCGGAACACTGGACTCACCACACTGTGTCTACATTTGAGGGCACATTTGG CTATCTTGCTCCTGAGTTCTTGATGCATGGCATAGTAGATGAGAAAACTGATGTTTTCGCCTTTGGAGTACTGCTGTTAGAACTTATTAGTGGACGTCGAGCATTGGATTACTCACAACAAAGCCTTGTGATGTGG GCAAAGCCTTTGCTGAAAAAGAATGACATCAGAGAGCTTGTTGATCCTTCACTTCTTGATGACTACAACTCCCTGCAGATGAACCTTATGGTTTTATCTGCTTTTCTGTGTGTGCAGCAGTCATCAATCAGGCGTCCTCAAATGAGTCAG ATTCTACAGATCTTAAGAGGCGATCACATGAGCTTGGAAATGGTTAAAAGGTGTAGAAGGTCGTCACATTGGAAGAGGTATTACGAAGAACTTTTTGATGCAGAGGATCATCATCTCGCAGCATTCTGGGACTCAAATGTTTTCAACAAGCCGAAACAGATGCCTCTGCATAAATGGCTAGTTTGA